The genome window CTTGAGGCGGGACAACAAAAAGCCCGTGGCCGTGGGCATGGAGGCCAAGAAGATGCTGGGGAAGACCCCGGCCAGCATCATGGCCATCCGCCCGATGAAAGACGGGGTCATCGCCGATTTCGACGCCACCGGCGAGATGCTCAAGTACTTCATCAAGAAGGTCCACAACCGCAGGAGCTTCGTGGCCCCGCGGGTCATCGTGGGCGTGCCCACCACCATCACCCAGGTGGAGCAGCGGGCGGTGAAGGACGCCGCCCAGGCCTCCGGCGCCCGGGAGGTCTATCTCATCGAGGAGCCTATGGCCGCCGCCGTGGGCGTGGGACTGCCCGTGGGGGAGCCCTCCGGCAGCATGATCGTGGACATCGGGGGCGGCACCACGGACATCGCCGTCATCTCCCTGGAGGGCATCGTGTACAGCCGCGCGGCCCGGGTGGGCGGGGACAAGATGGACGAGACCATCATGGCCCACATCAAGAGGAAATACAACCTCATGATAGGCGACAGGACGGCCGAACAGATAAAGATAGAGCTGGGCTCCGCCGCCCCGGCCCCCGGGGCGA of Nitrospirota bacterium contains these proteins:
- a CDS encoding rod shape-determining protein; translated protein: MFPFNIFGWFSNDLAIDLGTANTLVYVRGKGIVCNEPSVVVLRRDNKKPVAVGMEAKKMLGKTPASIMAIRPMKDGVIADFDATGEMLKYFIKKVHNRRSFVAPRVIVGVPTTITQVEQRAVKDAAQASGAREVYLIEEPMAAAVGVGLPVGEPSGSMIVDIGGGTTDIAVISLEGIVYSRAARVGGDKMDETIMAHIKRKYNLMIGDRTAEQIKIELGSAAPAPGASGTPRSMDIKGRDLVSGIPKTITIDEDEVRDALSEPVNIILDTIRVALENTPPELAADIVDRGV